The sequence below is a genomic window from Salinisphaera sp. T31B1.
CAACACGCCTGCATAGCGAGCAGTCCATGAGCACGCAGACCCCATACGCGCCGCGGCATGACCGCGGCGTGCCCGACAAGCCGGGCACGCACCTGAGACTGGACTACGGCGAGGACGGTGTGGCGATCGTGCGCGTTGATGTCAAGGGCACTCGGCAGAATATTCTGACCGAGGCATTGGCCGCCGAGTTCGATACGCTGCTGGCCACTATCGAGCGCGATACAGAGATCACCGGCGTCGTGGTGATGTCTGTCAAACCCGGCTCATTCATCGCCGGTGCGGACCTTGCACTGTTCGATCGGCTGGCCGAGGCTGCGGACTTCGAACGGGTGTCACTTGCCGGGCAGGCAATATTGCGCCGTCTGGCCAGACTTCATGTGCCTGTGGTGGCTGCGATCGAGGGCGCTTGTCTGGGCGGTGGCCTCGAGCTGGCGCTGGCCTGCGATATCCGGGTCGCCGCTGACACGCCGGCCACGGTGCTGGGTCTGCCGGAAGTCATGCTCGGGCTGCTGCCCGCGGCCGGCGGCACCCAACGGTTGCCGCGGCTGATCGGTATTCGGCCAGCGCTGGAAATGATGCTGACCGGCCGAAAGCTGCGCCCGGCTCGGGCCTTGTCGTGCGGGTTGGTCGATTCGGTGGTCGCCCCGGAAGCCCTCGAAGCCGAGGCAATCCGCTGGGCACGCCGCAGTGGCAAGCGCTCGCCGACGCGTAAACCGTCGTTGCTTAGCCGTGCCACAGCCCGGTGGTCGCAGGGCGGACACGGGCTGGCCAACGCGTTGCTGGAAGACAACCCGGCCGGGCGCCGGGTGCTTTTCGATCGGGCTCGCCAGGGCGTACGCGCCAAGACGCACGGTCATTATCCGGCGCCCGATCACATCATCGATACCGTCGCCCTCGGCTATCGACGCGGCGTGCGGGCCGGCTATGCCGCGGAGGCGCGCGCGTTCGCGTTGCTGGCGACCAGCTCCGCCTCGCGTGCCCTGCGCCATCTGCATCACGCGAGCGAGACACTCAAGACATCTCGCTTTGTCGATGCGCGTGTCGACGAGCGCCCGATCGAGCGGGTCGGCGTCCTCGGCGCAGGGCTGATGGGCAGCGGTATCGCGCTGGTAAGCGTAGCCCGTGCCGGTTGCACGGTTCGTATCAAGGACGTGGATACGCCGGGCCTTGCGCGCGGGCTAGGGCAGGTTCGCGCCGCGCTGGACGATCGCGTGGCCCGCGGCCGCCTGAGCCGGGCCGAGGCCGACCGGCTGGCTCATTCGGTGACTGGTACGACCGACTTTGAAGGCATCGGCGCGGCGGATCTCGTGGTCGAGGCCGTGTTCGAGGATCTGGCGCTCAAACGTTCCATGCTGGCCGAGTTCGAGTTGGCCGCAGAGGCGGCGAACAATCCGGGAGCGATCTTCGCCAGCAATACGTCGTCGCTGCCGATCGCCGAAATCGCCGCCGACGCGCGCCGGCCCGACAAGGTGATCGGCCTGCATTATTTCTCCCCCGTGGAGAAGATGCCCTTGCTGGAGATCATCGCAGCCGAGCGGACGGCTGCGTCCACGATCGCTCGCGCGGTGGCCTTCGGCAGGGCACAGGGCAAGACCGTGATCGTGGTCCGCGACGGCCCCGGCTTCTATACCACGCGGGTGTTGTCGCCCTATCTCAACGAAGCGGCGCGGCTGCTGACCGAAGGCGCGGGCGTGCGCCAGATCGACGCCGCATTGCGCCGACACGGCTTTCCGGTCGGCCCGCTGGCACTGCTCGATGAAGTGGGTGTGGATGTCGGGGCCAAGGTGGCGCCGATCCTGCAGGCCGCGTTCGGGCAACGCATGGCCGCTCCGGAGGCCACTGCGCGAATGATCGAGGCCGGTTTTCTCGGCCGCAAGACCGGCCGGGGTTTCTACGAATACGAGCGTGGCGTGCGCCGCGGCCGGCGCCCGGTCAATGCGCGACTCGACCCACTGCTGGTCGATGCACGCTCGGGTGGCGGCGTGCCCGACGCCGCGGAGATCGTCGAACGGTGTACGCTGGCGCTGGTCAACGAAGCGGCCCATTGTCTGTCCGACGGGGTGATCGAACAGCCTCTGCACGGCGATATCGGGGCCGTGTTCGGTCTGGGCTTTCCGCCGTTCACCGGCGGCCCGTTCCGTTATGTCGATACGGTGGGTGTGCGCACGATCGTCGACCGCCTGAACGCGCTGGCCGAGCTGCACGGCGCCCGGTTCACGCCGGCACCGGTCTTCGACACCATGGCCCGGGCGCGCGCCGATGCGCACCGGCGGTTCTATCCGGCTGGAGGCTACTGATGCGTTGGATACCGTATGCCGAAGGCCAATGCTCCCAAGATCGTGAGCCGACTGCGACCCGAGCCGGCGATGGTTTCGCATCGGCCAGTGGCGGCGAGCGGTGCTCGGTGGACGGCGCAAGTGGTGTCGGTCTGCGATCGGCGGGCTCTGTGTCCTGTGAGCGGTTGACGGTCCTCGGCTGCCGCCGACCGGCCGGGGGCTGACGCCATGGCCAATCCGCTACTCGAAGGCGTGCGTGTTCTGGATCTGACTCGATTGCTGCCAGGCCCCTATGCCACACAGCTGATGGCGCAACTGGGCGCCGAGGTGATCAAGATCGAGGATCCGGCCGGGGGCGACTACGCCAGAACGCTGTCGCCCGCGTTGTTCGAACAGGTCAACCGCGGCAAGGCCTCGGTCACGCTGGATCTGAAACAGCCCGATGACGTGGCCGCGTTCAAGTCTCTCGTGGCCGATGCCGACGTGGTGATCGAATCCTTCCGGCCGGGTGTCATGGAGCGGCTCGGTTGCGGGTACGAAACGCTTCGAGCGATCAACCCGCGTTTGGTCTACGCCGCGCTGACGGGCTACGGGCAGACCGGGCCGATGGCCGATTCCGCCGGCCACGATATCAACTATCTCG
It includes:
- a CDS encoding 3-hydroxyacyl-CoA dehydrogenase NAD-binding domain-containing protein; translation: MSTQTPYAPRHDRGVPDKPGTHLRLDYGEDGVAIVRVDVKGTRQNILTEALAAEFDTLLATIERDTEITGVVVMSVKPGSFIAGADLALFDRLAEAADFERVSLAGQAILRRLARLHVPVVAAIEGACLGGGLELALACDIRVAADTPATVLGLPEVMLGLLPAAGGTQRLPRLIGIRPALEMMLTGRKLRPARALSCGLVDSVVAPEALEAEAIRWARRSGKRSPTRKPSLLSRATARWSQGGHGLANALLEDNPAGRRVLFDRARQGVRAKTHGHYPAPDHIIDTVALGYRRGVRAGYAAEARAFALLATSSASRALRHLHHASETLKTSRFVDARVDERPIERVGVLGAGLMGSGIALVSVARAGCTVRIKDVDTPGLARGLGQVRAALDDRVARGRLSRAEADRLAHSVTGTTDFEGIGAADLVVEAVFEDLALKRSMLAEFELAAEAANNPGAIFASNTSSLPIAEIAADARRPDKVIGLHYFSPVEKMPLLEIIAAERTAASTIARAVAFGRAQGKTVIVVRDGPGFYTTRVLSPYLNEAARLLTEGAGVRQIDAALRRHGFPVGPLALLDEVGVDVGAKVAPILQAAFGQRMAAPEATARMIEAGFLGRKTGRGFYEYERGVRRGRRPVNARLDPLLVDARSGGGVPDAAEIVERCTLALVNEAAHCLSDGVIEQPLHGDIGAVFGLGFPPFTGGPFRYVDTVGVRTIVDRLNALAELHGARFTPAPVFDTMARARADAHRRFYPAGGY